The window GATTGACCATATGACGAGCCGTTAGAGAAAGCCGCTCAAATAAAAAGTCACGAATATCGCCGGTTAATCCTACTTGATCCATCGCATCCTCCATGCATTCAAGCCATGCGTCAGCCCGCTCCTCAGTAATCGGAAAAGGGAGATGTCTCGCCCGCAGCATAGGGTGGCCATGCTCCTCTGTATAAAGCGAGGGTCCGCCTAAATATTGAGTTAAAAACTGTTTTTGTTTTCTTGCTGTTTCTTTTAAGTCATCCGGGAAAATAGGATGAAGCAAAGGATGACACTTTACATTTTCATAAAAAGTATCAACAAGTTGCGATAGAAGTTCCTCTCCAACCGCTTCGTAAGGTGCGTTAAACGATTGTACCATGTTGACTACTCCTTTTACTCGTAGTTAATAGGATGAAGCGCCCTATTGTAAATTCATTTATTTCAAAAGTGATATTCAGTTTGTTCTATTTTATTGTTTCTATTCTTG is drawn from Bacillus pumilus and contains these coding sequences:
- a CDS encoding thiol management oxidoreductase — encoded protein: MVQSFNAPYEAVGEELLSQLVDTFYENVKCHPLLHPIFPDDLKETARKQKQFLTQYLGGPSLYTEEHGHPMLRARHLPFPITEERADAWLECMEDAMDQVGLTGDIRDFLFERLSLTARHMVNQTPEKDGRS